In one Culex quinquefasciatus strain JHB chromosome 2, VPISU_Cqui_1.0_pri_paternal, whole genome shotgun sequence genomic region, the following are encoded:
- the LOC6034562 gene encoding uncharacterized protein LOC6034562 → MAKTKMTMRVSSSKQQLRLSTEVLERIFLKLPFVELLTVRAACSEFRKIVDECLKLRARFRLKFPLDIKTMDKNFNPQSLIPASGVIFEHLNIVNVGAWWPRIAGDITEVTMNVCDFPLDMLRFVPNLEELNLDGVKLTKPVFCSFKLGKIKRLSVKHGSVEILECLDQIIPKPLFKFEFAVDVEMGYEDQQKVIQFVSFRQDTLEELSLKPVEGMLERISRLNEAKLKRVTLGNFQNSPRSGEMHLIKFARGQSTIEELTILYVAIRSSTIREMGRGLPRLKRFVLHLNLVDKNVLEAATKSMPMLEYLEVKGPFTVTGCDGESENKHLKELVLRNCEVSADNLKKFLQYTPFLTRLTLEYVKFDDWSDFTELMSGLYSLEYLRLHIVSVRNHDDYDAQEHVNKSVKYVELDGNGNLSTWEVSMMFLMFPELKELRCSSLEKLNLHVIVKELGIMGKTVENLVLRNCKISQAVVQNIVEYCAELQRLEIEGDTELTGVELGRFRAYMREAGKELVET, encoded by the exons ATGGCCAAAACAAAGATGACGATGAGGGTGTCGTCCTCCAAGCAGCAGCTGCGACTTTCAACGGAAGTTTTGGAGCGAATATTTCTCAAGCTTCCATTCGTGGAACTGCTCACGGTTCGTGCAGCGTGCAGCGAGTTCCGCAAAATCGTCGACGAGTGCCTTAAACTTAGGGCGCGATTTCGGCTTAAATTTCCGCTGGACATCAAAACCATGGATAAGAACTTCAATCCTCAGTCGTTGATTCCGGCGTCCGGTGTGATTTTTGAGCACTTGAACATTGTGAATGTTGGTGCGTGGTGGCCGAGGATCGCCGGCGATATCACCGAGGTGACGATGAACGTTTGTGACTTTCCACTGGATATGCTGCGATTCGTGCCGAATCTTGAGGAGCTCAATCTGGACGGGGTCAAGCTGACGAAGCCCGTGTTCTGCTCATTTAAGCTGGGTAAAATTAAGCGTCTTTCGGTGAAACATGGCAGCGTTGAGATTCTGGAATGCTTGGACCAGATCATCCCGAAGCCGCTGTTCAAGTTTGAGTTTGCGGTCGATGTTGAAATGGGATATGAGGATCAGCAAAAGGTGATTCAGTTCGTGAGCTTCAGACAGGACACACTGGAAGAATTGAGCTTGAAACCGGTTGAAGGGATGCTGGAGAGGATTTCGCGACTGAATGAAGCTAAGCTGAAGCGTGTTACGCTCGGGAACTTCCAGAACTCGCCCCGCAGTGGTGAGATGCACTTGATCAAGTTTGCACGAGGTCAGTCAACTATTGAAGAGCTGACCATTCTGTACGTGGCGATTAGATCTAGT ACTATTCGTGAAATGGGTCGAGGACTTCCGCGGTTGAAACGGTTTGTGCTTCACCTGAACTTGGTAGATAAAAATGTCCTGGAAGCTGccactaaatcgatgccaatGCTGGAGTACCTGGAGGTCAAAGGTCCGTTTACGGTGACGGGATGTGACGGAGAGAGCGAAAACAAGCATCTGAAAGAGTTGGTTCTCCGAAACTGCGAGGTGTCCGCCGACAACCTGAAAAAGTTCCTCCAGTACACACCGTTCCTGACCAGACTCACGCTGGAATACGTCAAATTCGACGATTGGTCCGATTTTACCGAGCTCATGTCCGGCCTGTACTCGCTCGAATATCTCCGACTGCACATTGTGTCCGTGCGGAACCACGACGATTACGACGCGCAAGAGCATGTCAACAAGAGCGTGAAATATGTGGAGTTGGACGGAAATGGCAACTTGAGCACCTGGGAGGTGAGCATGATGTTTCTGATGTTTCCCGAGCTGAAGGAGCTGCGATGTTCGTCGCTGGAGAAGTTGAATCTGCACGTAATCGTGAAAGAGTTGGGCATCATGGGGAAGACGGTGGAGAATTTGGTTCTGCGGAACTGTAAGATAAGTCAGGCTGTGGTTCAGAACATTGTGGAGTACTGCGCGGAGCTGCAACGACTGGAGATTGAAGGGGACACCGAACTGACCGGGGTGGAGTTGGGACGCTTCCGGGCGTACATGAGGGAGGCGGGGAAGGAGCTGGTTGAAacgtaa